CGCTTTATCGAGGGGCCCGGCCACATGCCCATCGACCAGATCGGCTACAACGTGCAGATGATGAAGGAACTCACCGACGGGGCGCCGCTGTACCTCCTCGGCCCCCTGGTGACCGACATCGGCACAGGCTACGACCACGTGGTCGGGGCGATCGGCGGGGCGGTGGCGGCAATGTACGGCCTCGACTTCCTCTGCATGGTCTCGCCCGCGGAGCACCTCGCCCTCCCTGACCTCGACGACATCGTCGAGGGGACGCGGGTCGCGAAGATCGCCGCGCATGTCGGCGACGTCGTGCGCCTCGGCGAGGGTGCCCATGCCAAGGCCGACCTGAAGATGGCCCAGGCCCGCAGGCGCCTCAACTGGGACGATCAGTTCAAGGCGGCGATGTACGGCGACCACGCCCGGAAGATGCACGAGAGGGACGGCGACCTCGACACCTGCTCGATGTGCGGCGACCTCTGCGCGATCAAGATGGTGCGAGATCTGCTGGACGAGACCCCGAAGGAGTAGGCTTTTTCGAGATCATATCTCTTTTTTTGCGGTTCGCCCTCTCTCTTCCGGTCTCTCTGTTTTTCCGTGGTTGATCCTGTGAAGGGAAACATTATCCCACGCGGTTCATATCCTCGAAGGTGCCATCGGATGTATGGACAGCATACCTCTCACCATCGGTGGGAAAAAGGCCGAGGGCTTTGTGATCCCCCTTGGCCCGGCAAACCTTGTCTTCGTGAAGACGGAGAAGGGCCTCGTGGGTTGTGGAGCCGTCGACGTGCAGGCCCTGGAGACGTTCGGCTATCCGGCGGCGAAGGTGCGGCCGGCATCGGGGCCGTCGATCAGGACTGTCGACGACATCCTTGCCGGGACAATCGCTGCGGCGAACGGTCCGGCCCGGGCCCTCGGGATCGCGGAGGGCATGAGCGGGCGGGAGGCGCTGAAGCGTCTCTGAGGGATCTCCAGACCTGCCAGTTCGAAATATGTATTTAAACCCAGAAATTATCTCGTTTTTTCCGGGAAAACGGGCTTTATCCACGGTTATTTTAAAATAAAATGATGCAAAGGATGAAAACCCAGGACTGCATGAAACGCAATGTTTATTTCATGGTTCCTCGATGTATCTCCGGTGACCGGCACGGAGAGACCCTCCCCTACGCTGCCGCGGGTGCTGATCTGCACCCTCCTGATATTTCTTGTCCTGATCACGCCGGGCGCCGGTGGGGATGCCGGCGAGACACGGACTGTGATGCTCCTCCTCTCCTACAACCAGGGTTTTACCTGGACCGACGACGTCGTCGCCGGTGTCGTCTCTGTCCTCCCGCCCGATGCCCGGACAGATCTGCGTATCGAGTACATGGACACGAAGCACGCTGCCGGCGAGGCATATTATGACGACCTTGCGGCCATCTACCGGGAAAAATATCGGGACAGCCCTCCTGACGTCATCATCGCCTCTGAGGAGGACGCCTACCAGTTCCTCAGGGAGTACAAAGATGGCCTCTTCCCCGGGACGCCTGTTGTCGTTACCGGCCTGAACTGGCGACCCGACCGTCCCGCACCCGAGCGCCCTGACGTCACCGGCGTGATGGAGGACTACGAGATCTCGCGCACGATCGACCTCGCCCTCTCTCTCCACCCGAAGACGGAGACCCTCGTCATCGTCAACGATAACATCTCGACCGCAGGGAAGGAGAACGCACTTCTTCTCCGGGAGATCACCCCTGCCTATGAGGACCGGGTGAACGTGACCGTCCTCGAAGGCCTCCCCTTCACCGACGTCGAGGCGGCCCTGCAGACCCTTCCCCCGGAAAGCGTCGTCCTTCTGCTCACCTACAACACCGACGCCACCGGCCGTGGCTACACCTATGACGAGATCACGGCGAGGGTGCGGGCGGCGACAGACGTCCCAATCTACGGCGTCTGGGACTTCTATCTCGGGAAAGGGATCGTCGGCGGCTACATGACCCGGGGCTTTGTGCAGGGGGAAACGGCCGCGGAGATGGCGTTGGCTATCCTTGACGGGAAACCCGTCGAAGAGATCCCGCCAGTGGTGGTGCGGCCGGAGTCGGCAATGTTCGACTATAATGAACTCCAGAGGTTCGGCATCCCCGACTCGGCCCTGCCGGCAGGGAGCACGGTGATCAACCGCCCGTCCGGCACGGTCGAGGTGGAGACCGGGACTCTCTGGACCGCCGCCGTCGCCGGTTTCCTCCTCCTCCTCCTCCTCGTCACTCTCACGGTCACGAACCGCCGGTTGAGGACGACGGAGGAGCGGTTGCGAAAGAGCGAAGAGCGCCTTTCCACCGCGCTTGAGGCGACAAACGACGGCCTGTGGGACTGGTACATCCCGGAAGGCACCGCCTATTTCAGTCCGGGGTGGTACCGCATGCTCGGCTATGAACCCGACGAGTTCGTGCCGTCCTTTTCCACATGGGAGGGGCTTATCCATCCTGAAGAACGGGAAATGGCGGTCGCCGCGCTTCTCGCCGCCAGCCGAGGTGAGAATGAGATCTTCAAGGCCGAGTTCAGGCTGAAGACAAAAGACGGCGGGTGGAAATGGATCCTCGGTCGCGGCCGGGTCGTCGAGTGGAAGGACGGCATGTCCTTCAGGATGACCGGTCTGAACACTGATGTCACCGCCCGCAGGATGGCCGACGACGAACTCGCCCTCCACAGACGGCACCTTGCCGACCTGGTGGCGGCGCGGACCGCCGACCTGGACCATGCCGTCGAACAGTTGAAGGCGGAGATCGAGGAACGCAAGACCGTCGAGGCGAACCTTGCCACCGAGAAGGAACGGCTTGCCGTCACCCTCCGCTCGATCGCCGACGGCGTCATCGCCACCGGCACCGACGGCAGGATCGTCCTGATGAACCGCGCCGCGGAGGCCCTCACCGGGTGGTCACAGGAAGAGGCCGAAAGGAAGGACCTCGCCGTTGTCCTGCGGGTGATCGATCCAGAGATCAGGCAGGCGATTGCCGGCCCGGTTCATGGCACCGGGGGCGACGCTGTTCTCCTCAGAAAGGATGGGGAGGAAAGACTCATATCGAGCTCCACCGCCCCGATCCGTGACCCTGAGCAGCGGGTCACCGGCTCCGTGATCGTCGTCCGCGATGTCACTGCCGAGAGGCGTGCCGAGGAGGAGCTGGTCCGGGCCCAGAAACTCGAGTCCGTCGGTCTCCTTGCCGGCGGGATCGCCCATGACTTCAACAACTTCCTGATGGCGATCCTGGCGAACATCCAGTTCGCCGGGGACGGCCTCGCCGCGGATGACGAACGGTGCGCATACCTCAAAGACGCGGAGGCTGCCCTCTTCAGGGCGCGTGACCTGACGGCGCAACTCCTCACCTTCGCCCGCGGCGGTGCGCCGGTGCGGGAGGCCCGTCACCTCACCGCGATGATCACGGAGACCACGGCCTTCACCCTGCGGGGATCGGCGGTGCGGCCTGTCTTCGAGATAGAAGACGGTCTCTGGCCAGTGGACGTGGATATCGGGCAGATCTCCCAGGTGATCGGGAACCTCGTCCTGAATGCCACACAGGAGATGCCGGATGGGGGCACGGTTACGATCCGGGCGAAAAACACGGAGATAACCGACGCCCGCCCCTCTCTCAGGCCCGGCAGGTATGTCAGGATCGAGGTGGCCGACACCGGGGAGGGGATCGACCCTGCACACCTGGGACAGATCTTCGACCCCTATTTCACGACGAAGGTACACGGTCGGGGCCTCGGCCTCCCGAGTTCTCTCTCTATCGTCCGCAGGCACGAGGGCACCATCGACGTCTCCTCGACGCCCGGCGAGGGGGCGACCTTCACGGTCTACCTCCCGGCGAGCGAGAGCGCGCCGCGCGAGGAGAGGAAGGAGGCGTCTCAGGCGCGTGAAAACGGTGGGCCCCGGAGGAGGGTGCTGATCATGGACGACGAGGAGGGGATCAGGGAGGTGATGGCCCTGATGCTCGCGCGGAAGGGCTTTGTCGTCGAGACCGCGGCCGACGGCGCCGCGGCGTTCGAGCGCTACGAAGAGGCGCGGACACGGGGGGAACCTTTCGACGCCGTTGTCCTGGACCTGACAGTCCCCGGCGGGATGGGGGGGAAGGAGACGGTCGAGCGCCTGCTCGCTATCGATCCCGGTGTGAAGGCGATCGCGTCGAGCGGATACTCGGACGACCCGGTGATGGCGTCGTACTCAGAATACGGTTTTGCCGCCGCTCTCCCCAAGCCCTTCAGGGTGGACGACCTTGTCGCCGTCCTCGATGAGATCGTCGACACGTGGGAGTGAGAGGGCCGGCATGCTCAGGGGTTCTGCCCGGTCGTGAAGGGGGAAGTTCCCTCCCCGAACCCTATCTGTTTTAAGGCCAGCGCCTTCTTCTCGACGAGGTGCCAGGACGCGTAGGCCAGGGGGAAGGTCAGCAGGACCGAGAGGCCCGAGAAGAGCCAGAGAGGCATTGACGTCCCGAGATAGAGGACGATCATCTGCTGGATCGGGTAGGCATAGATATAGATGCCGTAACTGAAGTCGCCGCGATTCCCGAAACGGTTCATGGCCGGAACACCCAGATGAGCGACAGCGAGGACGATGTACGGTACGGCGACGAAGGCAAGAAAAAGAACGTAGGGCGTCTGCGATGCCGCGACAAGGACGACAGCGAGGACGGCGGCGGTTCTGGGGTCGTAACGATGGTCAGGATGGTGGACAGCGAGGTAAGCACCGATGAGGAAGTAGAGAGTGAACCGCACCTTCGCAAGGCCGGGGTCCCCGGACACCACCATCCAGATCGCAAAGTCGATGGCTATCAGGGCAAGAAGGACATCTTTTCGCCGCAGGAGGCCGGCGACACCGAGGAGTGCGACGAGGATGTACATCACGAACTCCACCGGGATCGTCCAGAGGGATGCGTTTACGAAGGTGACAGGGTTTGACTGGAAGAGCCCGAGGGCCGATCCGTTCCAGACCGAACCGAAAGACGCGAGAGTGAAAGGGGAGAGGAGCGTCATGACATAGTCGGTGAGAGGGAGGGTCGTTGCGACCGGACCGATGAGAAGAAACGTGAAGATCAGGGCCGGTACCAGCGCGGGAAAGACCCGGAGGGACCTCTTCCAGAAGAACCGCTTCACGTCGGGCTGTGCCATCCAGCTCTGCGGGATAAGATACCCGCTGGTCACGAAAAGACTCGCGAGGGCGGCCTGCCCCACCAGCACCGCCGGGGAGTTGCCCGGTATCGCCCCATATCCGATCTGGAGGGCATAGGCATGGGAGACGATGATGACCAGGGCCGCGGAGAGACGGAGAAAGTCGAAGTTGTTTGCATGCCGGCGGGAGGTCTCCACACCATGGGAAAGGGCAGGCGCGTATATAGACCTGCGTATAGAACGACCGGCGCAGGCGCGAATGCGACGACGAGCATTCCTGGCCCCTGATCCCTGGCCCGGAAGAAGGGAACATTTATGTGCTTCTGCTCTTACTGAAGCTTTACATGATCAAGGTCGCAATCAACGGATTCGGCACTATCGGCAAGAGAGTCGCCGATGCGGTCGCCGCTCAGCCAGATATGGAGGTCGTGGGAGTCTCCAAGACCCGGCCCAGCGCCGAGGCCTACATCGCGAACCAGCGCGGCTA
This window of the Methanofollis ethanolicus genome carries:
- a CDS encoding acyltransferase family protein gives rise to the protein METSRRHANNFDFLRLSAALVIIVSHAYALQIGYGAIPGNSPAVLVGQAALASLFVTSGYLIPQSWMAQPDVKRFFWKRSLRVFPALVPALIFTFLLIGPVATTLPLTDYVMTLLSPFTLASFGSVWNGSALGLFQSNPVTFVNASLWTIPVEFVMYILVALLGVAGLLRRKDVLLALIAIDFAIWMVVSGDPGLAKVRFTLYFLIGAYLAVHHPDHRYDPRTAAVLAVVLVAASQTPYVLFLAFVAVPYIVLAVAHLGVPAMNRFGNRGDFSYGIYIYAYPIQQMIVLYLGTSMPLWLFSGLSVLLTFPLAYASWHLVEKKALALKQIGFGEGTSPFTTGQNP
- a CDS encoding YunC family protein — its product is MDSIPLTIGGKKAEGFVIPLGPANLVFVKTEKGLVGCGAVDVQALETFGYPAAKVRPASGPSIRTVDDILAGTIAAANGPARALGIAEGMSGREALKRL
- a CDS encoding ABC transporter substrate binding protein, giving the protein MTGTERPSPTLPRVLICTLLIFLVLITPGAGGDAGETRTVMLLLSYNQGFTWTDDVVAGVVSVLPPDARTDLRIEYMDTKHAAGEAYYDDLAAIYREKYRDSPPDVIIASEEDAYQFLREYKDGLFPGTPVVVTGLNWRPDRPAPERPDVTGVMEDYEISRTIDLALSLHPKTETLVIVNDNISTAGKENALLLREITPAYEDRVNVTVLEGLPFTDVEAALQTLPPESVVLLLTYNTDATGRGYTYDEITARVRAATDVPIYGVWDFYLGKGIVGGYMTRGFVQGETAAEMALAILDGKPVEEIPPVVVRPESAMFDYNELQRFGIPDSALPAGSTVINRPSGTVEVETGTLWTAAVAGFLLLLLLVTLTVTNRRLRTTEERLRKSEERLSTALEATNDGLWDWYIPEGTAYFSPGWYRMLGYEPDEFVPSFSTWEGLIHPEEREMAVAALLAASRGENEIFKAEFRLKTKDGGWKWILGRGRVVEWKDGMSFRMTGLNTDVTARRMADDELALHRRHLADLVAARTADLDHAVEQLKAEIEERKTVEANLATEKERLAVTLRSIADGVIATGTDGRIVLMNRAAEALTGWSQEEAERKDLAVVLRVIDPEIRQAIAGPVHGTGGDAVLLRKDGEERLISSSTAPIRDPEQRVTGSVIVVRDVTAERRAEEELVRAQKLESVGLLAGGIAHDFNNFLMAILANIQFAGDGLAADDERCAYLKDAEAALFRARDLTAQLLTFARGGAPVREARHLTAMITETTAFTLRGSAVRPVFEIEDGLWPVDVDIGQISQVIGNLVLNATQEMPDGGTVTIRAKNTEITDARPSLRPGRYVRIEVADTGEGIDPAHLGQIFDPYFTTKVHGRGLGLPSSLSIVRRHEGTIDVSSTPGEGATFTVYLPASESAPREERKEASQARENGGPRRRVLIMDDEEGIREVMALMLARKGFVVETAADGAAAFERYEEARTRGEPFDAVVLDLTVPGGMGGKETVERLLAIDPGVKAIASSGYSDDPVMASYSEYGFAAALPKPFRVDDLVAVLDEIVDTWE